Proteins encoded together in one Maricaulis maris window:
- the bioD gene encoding dethiobiotin synthase codes for MRPLFFTGTGTDIGKTHILCALIRAWRESGRTMRVLKPVISGFDPSALNDTDTIRLMRANGEPLTGEGVQAVSPWRFRAPVSPDFAARKERRELVLDQVVGWCLDHIDREMPTVIEGAGGVMSPIASDGLNLDLIRELDAHPVVVAGSYLGTISHTLTALRALDGRCTVILNDHPRSDTPITETARTIARFAPRADVRIFDETGPAALIDLFERATETQLD; via the coding sequence ATGCGACCGCTCTTTTTTACCGGAACCGGCACCGATATCGGCAAGACCCACATCCTGTGTGCCCTCATCCGCGCTTGGCGTGAGAGCGGTCGCACGATGCGGGTGCTCAAGCCGGTGATCTCGGGCTTCGACCCGTCCGCACTGAATGACACCGACACCATCCGGCTGATGCGGGCCAATGGCGAACCTCTGACCGGAGAAGGCGTACAGGCCGTCTCGCCCTGGCGTTTCAGGGCGCCGGTCTCGCCGGACTTCGCCGCGCGCAAGGAACGCCGTGAGCTGGTTTTGGACCAGGTCGTCGGCTGGTGCCTCGATCATATCGATCGCGAGATGCCGACCGTGATCGAAGGCGCGGGTGGTGTGATGTCACCGATCGCCAGTGACGGTCTGAACCTCGATCTGATCCGCGAACTGGATGCGCACCCGGTCGTGGTGGCAGGCAGCTATCTCGGGACCATCTCGCACACGCTGACAGCCCTTCGGGCACTGGACGGCCGCTGTACCGTGATCCTCAACGATCACCCGCGCAGCGACACACCCATCACCGAAACCGCCCGCACCATTGCCCGGTTTGCGCCGCGCGCCGATGTGCGAATTTTTGACGAGACCGGACCGGCAGCGCTAATCGACCTGTTCGAGCGCGCCACCGAGACCCAGCTCGACTAG